The Zingiber officinale cultivar Zhangliang chromosome 9A, Zo_v1.1, whole genome shotgun sequence genome window below encodes:
- the LOC122021506 gene encoding uncharacterized protein LOC122021506, with protein sequence MTTDHTSFSFSLPSAVADEAPAAGDYLTASFRMDLPEGAAKEGDAVDDDSSDDSDFAFAVGDSDELSSADADEIFFGGRMLPVYPIFNRDLLPDPTTEEDAEAAEQIPIRQLLLRDPAPPLTSSTKAPEAAGEFCAWTPNDCRKSASTGSSRRWRLRDLMMGRSHSDGKEKFVFLEAEPPAPTRPAAKEKKASAGASPARTEPRKAAKKVMRVAEMDMATAHRLFYAKGSGSDQAVKGPQRSFLPYRQELFGLFAPMNTLQRTPRPPF encoded by the coding sequence ATGACGACGGATCACACATCCTTCTCGTTCTCCCTCCCGTCCGCCGTCGCAGATGAGGCCCCGGCGGCGGGAGATTACCTGACCGCGTCTTTCCGTATGGATTTACCGGAGGGGGCGGCGAAGGAAGGCGACGCCGTAGACGACGATTCCAGTGACGATTCCGACTTCGCTTTTGCTGTGGGGGACTCCGACGAGCTCTCCTCCGCCGACGCCGACGAGATCTTCTTCGGCGGCCGGATGCTCCCCGTCTACCCCATCTTCAATCGCGATCTCCTCCCCGATCCGACAACCGAGGAGGATGCGGAAGCGGCGGAGCAGATTCCGATCCGGCAGCTTCTTCTCCGGGATCCGGCGCCGCCGCTCACGTCCTCGACCAAGGCGCCGGAGGCCGCCGGCGAGTTCTGCGCTTGGACGCCGAACGACTGCAGGAAGAGCGCCTCCACCGGGTCGTCTCGCCGGTGGCGGCTCCGCGACTTGATGATGGGTCGGAGCCACAGCGACGGGAAGGAGAAGTTCGTTTTCCTCGAGGCGGAACCTCCGGCCCCAACGAGACCTGCAGCGAAGGAGAAGAAGGCGAGCGCCGGAGCCAGCCCGGCGAGGACGGAGCCGAGGAAGGCGGCGAAGAAGGTGATGAGGGTGGCGGAGATGGATATGGCCACCGCTCACCGACTCTTCTACGCGAAGGGAAGCGGAAGCGATCAGGCGGTGAAGGGACCGCAGCGGTCATTCTTACCGTACCGGCAGGAGCTTTTCGGGTTGTTCGCACCCATGAACACCCTCCAACGCACGCCGCGTCCcccattttaa
- the LOC122019793 gene encoding protein KINESIN LIGHT CHAIN-RELATED 2-like isoform X2, translating into MDGVTTNEASTEVNSSNIKENSSSPSKLCAPPNEREAPSNAENLPVESYKEPTIEQLFDNVRELGSSSDGSQSHHSFGSDGEESRIDSELRHLVGAEMDAIRVIEEEEDNNVTEVENGSEDKRQDNITKVQSPNVSSGSSKKPRMPLHLQAQSESNVPIKSSMSNKNTPEKDDQNGAASNVRVSRTKKKSSARSEVKLLNGTLDSSESGLENPDLGPFYLKHARDLIASENPLRALKYALRAAKSFEKCAGQKPSLDLVMSLHVIASTYCKLGKFVEAVPVLQKSIEIPVLEEGKDHALAKFSGYMQLGDIFAMLGQLDSSLQCYSTGLEIQKQTLGDMDPRVGETCRYLAEANVQALQFDEAERLCQIALDIHGEKGEISSLEETADRRLMGLICDTKGHHEAALQHLVSVSSAMVANGQETEVASVDCSIGDIYLSLGRYDEAVFAYQKALNLYKTTKGANHPTVASVFVRLADLYNKTGKFKNSKSYCENALRIYTKPIPGTSTEEIAMGLTDVSAIYVSMNEHEQALKLLQKALKMYNNSAGQQSTIAGIEAQIGVLYYIRGNFGESYSSFKNAIDKLRACREKKSAFFGIALNQMGLACVQRYAINEAAELFEEAKSILEQECGPYHPDTLGVYSNLAGTYDAMGRLDEAIEILEYVVRLREEKLGTANPDVDDEKRRLAELLKEAGRVRNRKIRSLKTLLDTNPQTVVNDATRS; encoded by the exons ATGGATGGAGTCACTACAAACGAGGCTTCAACTGAGGTGAATTCTTCTAACATCAAAGAAAACTCATCCTCACCTAGTAAATTGTGTGCTCCTCCGAACGAGAGGGAAGCTCCAAGCAATGCGGAGAATCTTCCAGTTGAGAGTTACAAAGAACCCACAATCGAGCAGTTGTTTGATAATGTACGGGAGTTAGGAAGCTCGAGCGATGGGTCACAGTCTCATCATAGCTTTGGTTCTGATGGTGAAGAATCTAGGATTGACTCAGAGCTGCGCCATCTAGTAGGTGCAGAGATGGATGCCATTAGAGTAATAGAAGAGGAGGAAGACAATAATGTGACAGAAGTAGAAAATGGTTCTGAAGATAAGAGACAAGACAATATCACTAAGGTTCAATCTCCAAATGTGTCTTCTGGATCATCCAAAAAGCCAAGAATGCCTTTGCACTTGCAGGCTCAGTCAGAATCCAACGTACCCATAAAGAGCAGCATGAGCAACAAAAACACTCCTGAGAAAGATGACCAAAATGGAGCAGCATCTAATGTGAGAGTCAGTCGTACAAAAAAAAAGAGTTCAGCAAGGAGTGAGGTGAAGTTACTCAATGGAACATTGGATTCATCTGAATCTGGTTTAGAAAACCCTGATTTAGGGCCTTTCTATCTTAAGCATGCAAGAGATCTAATTGCTTCTGAGAATCCGCTTAGAGCTTTAAAATATGCACTCCGAGCAGCCAAGTCATTTGAGAAATGTGCCGGTCAGAAGCCAAGCTTGGATTTGGTAATGAGTCTGCATGTCATAGCATCAACCTATTGCAAATTAGGAAAGTTTGTGGAGGCTGTACCTGTTCTTCAAAAATCTATTGAAATTCCAGTGCTTGAAGAAGGCAAAGACCATGCGCTTGCTAAATTTTCTGGTTATATGCAGTTGGGTGATATTTTTGCCATGTTGGGCCAGTTAGATAGTTCACTCCAATGCTACTCCACGGGACTTGAAATTCAGAAACAGACACTAGGTGATATGGATCCGCGGGTTGGTGAAACTTGCCGCTATTTAGCTGAAGCTAATGTTCAAGCATTGCAGTTTGATGAGGCAGAAAGACTGTGCCAGATTGCTCTCGACATCCATGGGGAGAAAGGTGAGATATCCTCTTTAGAAGAAACAGCTGATAGGAGACTGATGGGTCTCATTTGCGACACCAAGGGTCACCATGAAGCAGCTCTTCAACATCTAGTTTCAGTAAGCTCGGCAATGGTAGCCAATGGCCAGGAAACCGAGGTAGCTTCAGTTGACTGCAGCATTGGCGATATCTATCTCTCGTTGGGGCGATATGATGAGGCTGTGTTCGCATATCAGAAAGCACTCAATCTTTACAAAACTACTAAAGGAGCCAACCACCCAACTGTTGCATCAGTCTTTGTACGACTCGCTGACTTGTACAATAAAACAGGGAAGTTTAAGAATTCCAAGTCATATTGTGAAAATGCTCTCCGCATTTATACCAAGCCTATTCCAGGGACTTCTACAGAGGAAATAGCCATGGGCCTGACTGATGTATCTGCAATATATGTGTCCATGAATGAGCATGAACAGGCACTCAAGTTACTCCAGAAGGCCTTGAAGATGTATAATAATTCTGCTGGACAGCAAAGCACCATTGCAGGTATTGAGGCACAGATTGGTGTGCTCTACTACATAAGAGGAAATTTTGGCGAGTCTTATTCTTCATTCAAGAATGCAATAGATAAGCTTCGAGCTTGCAGGGAAAAGAAATCAGCTTTCTTTGGAATTGCTTTGAACCAGATGGGATTAGCTTGTGTACAAAGGTATGCTATAAATGAGGCAGCTGAATTATTTGAGGAAGCCAAAAGCATTCTGGAGCAAGAATGTGGACCGTATCATCCAGACACACTTGGAGTGTACAGCAATCTTGCAGGAACTTATGATGCAATGGGAAG GTTGGACGAAGCCATTGAAATCTTGGAATATGTAGTCAGACTTCGAGAGGAAAAGCTCGGAACAGCCAACCCTGACGTAGACGATGAGAAAAGGAGGTTGGCTGAGTTGCTGAAGGAAGCTGGGAGAGTCCGAAATAGAAAAATTAGGTCGCTCAAAACTCTCCTCGACACCAATCCACAAACTGTTGTGAACGATGCAACTCGATCATGA
- the LOC122021023 gene encoding iron-sulfur cluster assembly scaffold protein IscU-like translates to MLGAAARRILGLGLGKRAPGAMTATASRGYHERVVDHYENPRNVGSFDKSDPSVGTGLVGAPACGDVMKLQIKVDDDTGKIVDACFKTFGCGSAIASSSVATEWVKGKHMEDVLSIKNTEIAKHLSLPPVKLHCSMLAEDAIKAAVKDYKAKNSKATGKAETVQTDKVENT, encoded by the exons ATGTTGGGCGCGGCGGCAAGGCGAATTCTTGGATTAGGGCTGGGGAAACGGGCGCCGGGGGCGATGACGGCGACGGCCTCGCGGGGATACCACGAGAGGGTGGTGGACCACTACGAGAACCCTCGGAACGTCGGATCCTTCGACAAGAGTGATCCTTCGGTGGGGACGGGTCTTGTCGGCGCGCCGGCGTGTGGCGACGTGATGAAGCTGCAGATCAAGGTCGACGATGATACTGGAAAGATCGTCGATGCCTGCTTCAAGACCTTCGGTTGCGGCTCGGCCATCGCGTCATCTTCTGTTG CAACGGAATGGGTGAAAGGAAAACATATGGAAGACGTGTTATCCATCAAAAATAC AGAAATTGCCAAACACCTTTCACTTCCACCGGTGAAGCTTCACTGCAGCATGCTCGCTGAAGATGCAATCAAAGCTGCTGTGAAAGACTACAAAGCAAAAAATTCCAAGGCAACTGGAAAGGCTGAGACAGTGCAAACTGACAAAGTTGAGAATACCTAA
- the LOC122019793 gene encoding protein KINESIN LIGHT CHAIN-RELATED 2-like isoform X1 — protein sequence MPGILMDGVTTNEASTEVNSSNIKENSSSPSKLCAPPNEREAPSNAENLPVESYKEPTIEQLFDNVRELGSSSDGSQSHHSFGSDGEESRIDSELRHLVGAEMDAIRVIEEEEDNNVTEVENGSEDKRQDNITKVQSPNVSSGSSKKPRMPLHLQAQSESNVPIKSSMSNKNTPEKDDQNGAASNVRVSRTKKKSSARSEVKLLNGTLDSSESGLENPDLGPFYLKHARDLIASENPLRALKYALRAAKSFEKCAGQKPSLDLVMSLHVIASTYCKLGKFVEAVPVLQKSIEIPVLEEGKDHALAKFSGYMQLGDIFAMLGQLDSSLQCYSTGLEIQKQTLGDMDPRVGETCRYLAEANVQALQFDEAERLCQIALDIHGEKGEISSLEETADRRLMGLICDTKGHHEAALQHLVSVSSAMVANGQETEVASVDCSIGDIYLSLGRYDEAVFAYQKALNLYKTTKGANHPTVASVFVRLADLYNKTGKFKNSKSYCENALRIYTKPIPGTSTEEIAMGLTDVSAIYVSMNEHEQALKLLQKALKMYNNSAGQQSTIAGIEAQIGVLYYIRGNFGESYSSFKNAIDKLRACREKKSAFFGIALNQMGLACVQRYAINEAAELFEEAKSILEQECGPYHPDTLGVYSNLAGTYDAMGRLDEAIEILEYVVRLREEKLGTANPDVDDEKRRLAELLKEAGRVRNRKIRSLKTLLDTNPQTVVNDATRS from the exons ATGCCAGGCATTCTGATGGATGGAGTCACTACAAACGAGGCTTCAACTGAGGTGAATTCTTCTAACATCAAAGAAAACTCATCCTCACCTAGTAAATTGTGTGCTCCTCCGAACGAGAGGGAAGCTCCAAGCAATGCGGAGAATCTTCCAGTTGAGAGTTACAAAGAACCCACAATCGAGCAGTTGTTTGATAATGTACGGGAGTTAGGAAGCTCGAGCGATGGGTCACAGTCTCATCATAGCTTTGGTTCTGATGGTGAAGAATCTAGGATTGACTCAGAGCTGCGCCATCTAGTAGGTGCAGAGATGGATGCCATTAGAGTAATAGAAGAGGAGGAAGACAATAATGTGACAGAAGTAGAAAATGGTTCTGAAGATAAGAGACAAGACAATATCACTAAGGTTCAATCTCCAAATGTGTCTTCTGGATCATCCAAAAAGCCAAGAATGCCTTTGCACTTGCAGGCTCAGTCAGAATCCAACGTACCCATAAAGAGCAGCATGAGCAACAAAAACACTCCTGAGAAAGATGACCAAAATGGAGCAGCATCTAATGTGAGAGTCAGTCGTACAAAAAAAAAGAGTTCAGCAAGGAGTGAGGTGAAGTTACTCAATGGAACATTGGATTCATCTGAATCTGGTTTAGAAAACCCTGATTTAGGGCCTTTCTATCTTAAGCATGCAAGAGATCTAATTGCTTCTGAGAATCCGCTTAGAGCTTTAAAATATGCACTCCGAGCAGCCAAGTCATTTGAGAAATGTGCCGGTCAGAAGCCAAGCTTGGATTTGGTAATGAGTCTGCATGTCATAGCATCAACCTATTGCAAATTAGGAAAGTTTGTGGAGGCTGTACCTGTTCTTCAAAAATCTATTGAAATTCCAGTGCTTGAAGAAGGCAAAGACCATGCGCTTGCTAAATTTTCTGGTTATATGCAGTTGGGTGATATTTTTGCCATGTTGGGCCAGTTAGATAGTTCACTCCAATGCTACTCCACGGGACTTGAAATTCAGAAACAGACACTAGGTGATATGGATCCGCGGGTTGGTGAAACTTGCCGCTATTTAGCTGAAGCTAATGTTCAAGCATTGCAGTTTGATGAGGCAGAAAGACTGTGCCAGATTGCTCTCGACATCCATGGGGAGAAAGGTGAGATATCCTCTTTAGAAGAAACAGCTGATAGGAGACTGATGGGTCTCATTTGCGACACCAAGGGTCACCATGAAGCAGCTCTTCAACATCTAGTTTCAGTAAGCTCGGCAATGGTAGCCAATGGCCAGGAAACCGAGGTAGCTTCAGTTGACTGCAGCATTGGCGATATCTATCTCTCGTTGGGGCGATATGATGAGGCTGTGTTCGCATATCAGAAAGCACTCAATCTTTACAAAACTACTAAAGGAGCCAACCACCCAACTGTTGCATCAGTCTTTGTACGACTCGCTGACTTGTACAATAAAACAGGGAAGTTTAAGAATTCCAAGTCATATTGTGAAAATGCTCTCCGCATTTATACCAAGCCTATTCCAGGGACTTCTACAGAGGAAATAGCCATGGGCCTGACTGATGTATCTGCAATATATGTGTCCATGAATGAGCATGAACAGGCACTCAAGTTACTCCAGAAGGCCTTGAAGATGTATAATAATTCTGCTGGACAGCAAAGCACCATTGCAGGTATTGAGGCACAGATTGGTGTGCTCTACTACATAAGAGGAAATTTTGGCGAGTCTTATTCTTCATTCAAGAATGCAATAGATAAGCTTCGAGCTTGCAGGGAAAAGAAATCAGCTTTCTTTGGAATTGCTTTGAACCAGATGGGATTAGCTTGTGTACAAAGGTATGCTATAAATGAGGCAGCTGAATTATTTGAGGAAGCCAAAAGCATTCTGGAGCAAGAATGTGGACCGTATCATCCAGACACACTTGGAGTGTACAGCAATCTTGCAGGAACTTATGATGCAATGGGAAG GTTGGACGAAGCCATTGAAATCTTGGAATATGTAGTCAGACTTCGAGAGGAAAAGCTCGGAACAGCCAACCCTGACGTAGACGATGAGAAAAGGAGGTTGGCTGAGTTGCTGAAGGAAGCTGGGAGAGTCCGAAATAGAAAAATTAGGTCGCTCAAAACTCTCCTCGACACCAATCCACAAACTGTTGTGAACGATGCAACTCGATCATGA